Proteins co-encoded in one Polynucleobacter sp. MWH-UH19D genomic window:
- the rpsJ gene encoding 30S ribosomal protein S10: MQNQKIRIRLKAFDYRLIDQSAAEIVDTAKRTGAVVKGPVPLPTRIERFDILRSPHVNKTSRDQLEIRTHLRLMDIVDPTEKTVDALMKLDLPAGVDVEIKLQ, translated from the coding sequence ATGCAAAACCAAAAAATTCGTATTCGTCTTAAAGCGTTTGATTACCGTTTGATCGACCAGTCTGCAGCTGAAATCGTTGATACAGCTAAGCGCACTGGTGCAGTTGTTAAGGGTCCAGTACCTTTGCCAACCCGTATTGAGCGTTTTGACATCTTGCGTTCGCCACACGTAAACAAGACTTCTCGTGATCAGTTAGAGATCCGTACCCATCTGCGTTTGATGGATATTGTTGATCCTACAGAGAAAACTGTAGATGCTTTGATGAAATTAGACCTCCCAGCAGGTGTGGACGTCGAAATTAAGTTGCAGTAA